One region of Gaiellales bacterium genomic DNA includes:
- a CDS encoding transposase: MPRKPRIDYAGALQHVAVNGNNREPMFVDAIDRMNLLALLRGTAERYQWQVWSFCLMDTHWHMLLRTPRTLSLGMQRLNTCYSRTFNGRHGRSGHSIRHKFMSVPVETDVHLRELTRYIPLNPVRAGLASHPEDWPWSSYRAELGLEPAPDWTDAGWASTVHGGTDRLRSFVDAGMAADAPALSA, from the coding sequence GTGCCCCGAAAGCCTCGCATAGACTATGCCGGAGCGCTCCAGCATGTTGCCGTAAACGGCAACAACCGAGAGCCCATGTTCGTCGACGCCATCGACCGCATGAACCTCCTCGCCCTTCTTCGCGGCACCGCGGAGCGATACCAGTGGCAGGTCTGGTCGTTCTGCCTGATGGACACCCACTGGCACATGCTGCTGCGGACGCCGCGAACGCTCTCGCTCGGGATGCAGCGCCTGAACACGTGCTACTCGCGGACATTCAACGGGCGTCACGGACGGTCGGGCCACTCGATCCGCCACAAGTTCATGTCGGTCCCCGTAGAGACCGACGTGCATCTGCGCGAGCTGACGCGCTACATCCCGCTCAACCCCGTCCGAGCGGGACTCGCAAGCCATCCGGAGGACTGGCCCTGGTCGAGCTACCGCGCCGAGCTCGGGCTGGAACCGGCACCCGACTGGACGGACGCCGGTTGGGCTTCGACGGTGCACGGCGGCACCGACCGACTGCGCAGCTTCGTGGACGCCGGCATGGCCGCTGACGCCCCTGCACTCAGCGCGTGA
- a CDS encoding acyl-CoA dehydrogenase family protein, producing the protein MDFGLTEAQRALRARAAGFVDEVLIPLEVTAELASGRLGDEDRARVRDEARRRELDSGNHPVELGGRGWTNIEQVLVHEELGRNTNAVWWNMGGGYNVLSRGTAEQIERYLLPTLRGERADAYAVTEGGAGSDAGAVEGTAVEEDGGWRLRAEKWFVTSGDIADYYIVMVNVVGQGGARLPTLFLVDRDVPGIEFVEDPPFTHNYPHGHPTIRFDCLLPREAVLGGEEMVGRGDELQNEWFVEERIHIAARCVGAMRRLLAETVGWTLDREQFGSRIFDFQGVSFPLADSACDCLAARLLTYNVAVLADDPSADRKLVHHRASAAKLFASEAANRCADRAVQSFGGRGYMRTNVAERFLRELRVDRIWEGTSEIQRLIVARGLERRGVEALLDVTR; encoded by the coding sequence GTGGACTTTGGACTGACGGAGGCGCAGCGTGCGCTGCGCGCGCGGGCGGCGGGGTTCGTGGACGAGGTGCTGATCCCGCTCGAGGTGACGGCGGAGCTGGCGAGCGGGCGGCTCGGCGACGAGGACCGCGCGCGAGTGCGGGACGAAGCGCGGCGGCGTGAGCTGGACAGCGGGAACCACCCGGTGGAGCTGGGCGGGCGGGGATGGACGAACATCGAGCAGGTGCTCGTCCACGAGGAGCTGGGCCGGAACACGAACGCGGTCTGGTGGAACATGGGCGGCGGGTACAACGTGCTGTCGCGGGGGACGGCGGAGCAGATCGAGCGGTACCTGCTGCCGACGCTGCGGGGCGAGCGGGCCGACGCCTACGCGGTGACGGAGGGCGGGGCGGGGTCGGACGCGGGAGCGGTGGAGGGGACGGCGGTCGAGGAGGACGGCGGCTGGCGGCTGCGCGCGGAGAAGTGGTTCGTGACGAGCGGCGACATCGCGGACTACTACATCGTGATGGTGAACGTCGTGGGGCAGGGCGGTGCGCGGCTGCCGACGCTGTTTCTGGTGGACCGCGACGTGCCGGGGATCGAGTTCGTGGAGGACCCGCCGTTCACGCACAACTACCCGCACGGGCATCCCACGATTCGGTTCGACTGCCTGCTGCCACGCGAGGCGGTGCTCGGCGGCGAGGAGATGGTGGGGCGCGGCGACGAGCTGCAGAACGAGTGGTTCGTGGAGGAGCGGATTCACATCGCGGCGCGGTGTGTCGGGGCGATGCGGCGGCTGCTGGCCGAGACGGTGGGGTGGACGCTGGATCGGGAGCAGTTCGGGTCGCGGATCTTCGACTTCCAGGGGGTCAGCTTCCCGCTCGCGGACTCGGCCTGCGACTGCCTCGCGGCGCGGCTGCTGACGTACAACGTCGCGGTGCTCGCCGACGACCCTTCCGCGGACCGAAAGCTGGTGCACCATCGCGCGAGCGCGGCGAAGCTGTTTGCGAGCGAGGCGGCGAACCGCTGCGCCGACCGGGCGGTGCAGTCCTTCGGCGGGCGCGGTTACATGCGGACGAACGTTGCGGAGCGCTTCCTGCGCGAGCTGCGCGTCGACCGGATCTGGGAGGGCACGAGCGAGATCCAGCGGCTGATCGTCGCACGGGGCCTCGAGCGGCGCGGGGTCGAGGCGCTGCTCGACGTCACGCGCTGA
- a CDS encoding aromatic ring-hydroxylating dioxygenase subunit alpha: protein MSVVGDTRGKTLPARAYTSPEIYETEMREVFLKAWNFACHVSDVSEPGRYWTTTIAGEPVAILRDSDGQLRALSNVCRHRAARILSGEGACPKVLRCPYHGWTYRHDGQLAAVPEARGFENLDREAVKLPQFRVGELCGLVFVCMSEETEPLDAYFGDLAEKLGRLRLAELQASERHPAAYDHNWKVIADNYLEGYHIPVGHPGLLRMLDYKRYLAHPAKHHTWIDGPFREKQSRHYQERLYQKLLRPMPGFPEELQGSWTYVHLWPCTFIDIYPDQIDTWQLFPDGLRRTRTEARVYHTGSGAIRDRLVRAVNWRFNKKVMDEDVELCDQVQLGLESRTYERGVLNRNENGVLAFHDMLRAAVPGIDEP, encoded by the coding sequence ATGAGCGTGGTTGGCGACACGAGGGGCAAGACCTTGCCGGCGCGGGCGTACACGTCGCCGGAGATCTACGAGACCGAGATGCGCGAGGTGTTCCTGAAGGCGTGGAACTTCGCCTGCCACGTCAGCGACGTGTCGGAGCCCGGCCGGTACTGGACGACGACGATTGCCGGCGAGCCGGTTGCGATCCTCCGAGACAGCGACGGCCAGTTGCGTGCGCTCTCGAACGTCTGCCGTCACCGCGCCGCGCGGATCCTGAGCGGCGAGGGGGCGTGCCCGAAGGTGCTGCGCTGCCCGTACCACGGCTGGACGTACCGGCACGACGGGCAGCTCGCGGCGGTGCCTGAGGCGCGGGGCTTCGAGAACCTGGACCGGGAGGCGGTCAAGCTGCCGCAGTTCCGGGTCGGCGAGCTGTGCGGGCTCGTGTTCGTCTGCATGAGCGAGGAGACGGAGCCGCTGGACGCCTACTTCGGGGACCTCGCGGAGAAGCTCGGGCGCCTGCGCCTCGCGGAACTGCAGGCCAGCGAGCGGCACCCCGCCGCGTACGACCACAACTGGAAGGTGATCGCGGACAACTACCTCGAGGGGTACCACATCCCGGTCGGCCATCCGGGCCTGCTGCGGATGCTGGACTACAAGCGCTACCTGGCGCATCCGGCGAAGCACCACACCTGGATCGACGGGCCGTTCCGGGAGAAGCAGTCCCGGCACTACCAGGAGCGGCTGTACCAGAAGCTTCTGCGGCCGATGCCGGGCTTCCCCGAGGAGCTGCAGGGCTCGTGGACGTACGTGCACCTGTGGCCGTGTACGTTCATCGACATCTATCCCGACCAGATCGACACGTGGCAGCTGTTCCCCGACGGGCTGCGGCGGACCAGGACGGAGGCGCGGGTGTACCACACCGGCTCCGGCGCGATCCGCGACCGTTTGGTGCGCGCGGTCAACTGGCGGTTCAACAAGAAGGTGATGGACGAGGACGTCGAGCTGTGCGACCAGGTGCAGCTGGGACTCGAGTCGCGGACCTACGAGCGCGGCGTGCTGAACCGCAACGAGAACGGGGTGCTCGCGTTTCACGACATGCTGCGCGCCGCCGTGCCGGGCATCGACGAGCCGTGA
- a CDS encoding TetR family transcriptional regulator C-terminal domain-containing protein, which translates to MADRKTEILDATCRVIAREGADGLRMGTVAREAGVSSALLHYYFDTRADLLMQAFEHADVKADEAAEEAIADIPSAVDRLRRLLLIYAGADAVFRDDWVLWVEMWRSSIFDERLAASVRRSSTTWIEQIQGLIEQARDEGSVRLEVPVADATQRLAALVDGLGLQILSGVTTHERAADLILGALTNELGIPLIARSTV; encoded by the coding sequence ATGGCCGACCGCAAGACCGAGATCCTCGACGCAACCTGCCGTGTCATCGCCCGCGAGGGCGCGGACGGCCTTCGCATGGGCACCGTCGCCCGCGAGGCGGGCGTGTCCAGCGCGCTGCTGCACTACTACTTCGACACGCGCGCCGACCTGCTGATGCAGGCGTTCGAGCATGCCGACGTCAAGGCGGACGAGGCGGCGGAGGAGGCGATCGCGGACATCCCCAGCGCGGTCGACCGGCTCAGGCGGCTGCTGCTGATCTACGCGGGCGCGGACGCCGTCTTCCGCGACGACTGGGTGCTGTGGGTCGAGATGTGGCGCAGCTCCATCTTCGACGAGCGGCTCGCGGCCAGCGTGCGGCGCTCCTCGACGACGTGGATCGAGCAGATCCAGGGGCTGATCGAGCAAGCGCGCGACGAGGGGTCGGTGCGGCTCGAGGTACCGGTCGCCGACGCCACGCAGCGGCTGGCGGCGCTGGTCGACGGGCTCGGCCTGCAGATCCTGTCGGGCGTGACGACCCACGAGCGGGCGGCCGACCTGATCCTCGGTGCCCTGACGAACGAGCTTGGAATTCCACTGATCGCAAGGAGCACGGTATGA
- a CDS encoding aquaporin — MTYPLDRKLVVEFIGMFIFMFTVGMVTNKAGAGALAPLAIGAVLMVMVFAGGHVSGGHYNPAVSTAVLVRGRMAPVEWAAYAATQVIAAALAGLVVRWVGGRESAAPVASSGKMLVAEFLFTFALAWVVLHVATARGTLGNSFYGLAIGFTVVAGAFAVGGISGGVFNPAIAVGGMVTGLFEWSNIWIYVIAELLGAAAAAATFLYVLPAEKLEGDAEAASTE, encoded by the coding sequence ATGACCTATCCGCTTGACCGCAAGCTCGTCGTCGAGTTCATCGGAATGTTCATCTTCATGTTCACCGTTGGCATGGTCACCAACAAGGCCGGCGCCGGCGCGCTGGCGCCGCTTGCGATCGGCGCAGTGCTGATGGTGATGGTGTTCGCGGGCGGTCACGTCTCCGGCGGGCACTACAACCCCGCGGTGAGCACCGCGGTGCTGGTGCGAGGCAGGATGGCGCCCGTCGAATGGGCGGCCTACGCGGCCACGCAGGTGATAGCGGCCGCGCTCGCGGGCCTCGTCGTCCGCTGGGTCGGCGGGCGTGAGTCGGCCGCTCCGGTCGCGAGCTCGGGAAAGATGCTGGTCGCCGAGTTCCTGTTCACGTTCGCACTCGCGTGGGTGGTCCTGCACGTTGCCACCGCCCGGGGCACGCTCGGCAACTCCTTCTACGGACTGGCGATCGGGTTCACCGTGGTGGCCGGCGCCTTCGCGGTCGGTGGTATCTCCGGTGGGGTGTTCAACCCGGCGATCGCCGTCGGCGGCATGGTCACGGGCCTGTTCGAGTGGAGCAACATCTGGATCTACGTGATCGCGGAGCTGCTCGGCGCCGCCGCGGCAGCGGCCACGTTCCTGTACGTGCTCCCCGCCGAGAAGCTCGAGGGCGACGCGGAAGCGGCCAGCACGGAGTAA
- a CDS encoding LysM peptidoglycan-binding domain-containing protein: MRRFRQLLLLAPAALALAGPSSAQAAGRYTVRWGDTLTWIAQAHHVSLQRLARTNGIDPLGILVEGTVLRIPGHHAMETHADVLRRAHGRRITVEWGDTLSGIAARYGTTFTHLAEMNGLDPNGVLLAGSTLVVPRGHAAAAAPPASAGSAGFDAQRSIDRWSAHYGVDPHLARAVAWMESGYHTGVVSPVGAWGVMQIMPDTWRFVERLIGHPVARTPDGNVRIGVAYLHHLLNAFGGSERLALAAYYQGPAGVRRYGVLPVSEIYIADVLALRARM; the protein is encoded by the coding sequence ATGCGTCGATTCCGACAGCTGCTCCTGCTTGCCCCGGCGGCGCTCGCGCTGGCAGGGCCGTCCTCGGCCCAGGCCGCGGGGCGCTACACCGTTCGCTGGGGCGATACGCTGACCTGGATCGCCCAGGCGCACCACGTGTCCCTCCAGCGGCTGGCACGGACGAACGGCATCGACCCGCTCGGGATCCTGGTCGAAGGCACCGTCCTGCGCATCCCCGGCCACCACGCGATGGAGACGCACGCCGACGTCCTGCGCCGTGCACACGGGCGCCGCATCACCGTCGAGTGGGGCGACACGTTGAGCGGGATCGCCGCGCGGTACGGCACGACGTTCACCCACCTTGCCGAGATGAACGGGCTCGACCCGAACGGCGTGCTGCTGGCCGGCTCGACGCTGGTCGTGCCGCGCGGCCATGCGGCCGCGGCCGCGCCGCCGGCGAGCGCCGGATCGGCCGGCTTCGACGCCCAGCGCTCCATCGACCGCTGGTCGGCCCACTACGGCGTCGACCCGCACCTCGCGCGCGCGGTCGCCTGGATGGAGTCCGGCTACCACACGGGCGTCGTCTCGCCGGTCGGCGCCTGGGGTGTGATGCAGATCATGCCCGACACGTGGCGCTTCGTGGAGCGTTTGATCGGCCATCCGGTCGCGCGCACGCCGGACGGCAACGTCCGCATCGGCGTCGCCTACCTCCACCACCTGCTGAACGCCTTCGGCGGCAGCGAGCGCCTGGCTCTGGCCGCGTACTACCAGGGGCCGGCCGGGGTGCGCCGCTACGGCGTCCTGCCCGTCAGCGAGATCTACATCGCGGACGTGCTCGCGCTCAGGGCGCGGATGTAG
- a CDS encoding metalloregulator ArsR/SmtB family transcription factor: MALPHPLPAEYARTVADRFRLLGDPTRLLLMDLLRDGERSVGALAADLGCTQANASKHLTLLADGGLLRRRREGLRCYYAVADERVFELCDAVCASVLSHLDARAGALRSATSAP; the protein is encoded by the coding sequence ATGGCGCTTCCCCACCCGCTTCCAGCTGAGTATGCCCGCACGGTAGCCGACCGGTTCCGCCTGCTCGGCGATCCCACGCGGCTGCTGCTGATGGACCTGCTGCGCGACGGCGAGCGCTCGGTGGGCGCCCTCGCCGCCGATCTCGGGTGTACCCAGGCCAACGCCTCGAAGCACCTGACGCTGCTTGCCGACGGCGGCCTGCTGCGGCGACGCCGCGAGGGGCTGCGGTGCTACTACGCCGTCGCCGACGAGCGGGTGTTCGAGCTGTGCGACGCGGTGTGCGCGTCGGTGCTGTCGCACCTCGATGCGCGGGCCGGCGCCCTGCGGTCGGCTACATCCGCGCCCTGA
- the trxA gene encoding thioredoxin, with protein sequence MSAAIEITKDNFKSEVLESELPVLLDLWAAWCGPCRLVAPVVDELATEYAGRIKVGKIDVDEQPELQEAFQALSIPTIVLVKDGSVVAKAVGARPKAALAAALELDQHAPAAAA encoded by the coding sequence ATGTCAGCAGCCATCGAGATCACGAAGGACAACTTCAAGAGCGAGGTGCTCGAGTCCGAGCTACCCGTTCTGCTCGACCTCTGGGCCGCGTGGTGCGGTCCCTGCCGCCTGGTCGCGCCGGTCGTGGACGAGCTCGCCACCGAGTACGCCGGCCGCATCAAGGTCGGCAAGATCGACGTCGACGAGCAGCCCGAGCTGCAGGAGGCCTTCCAGGCCCTCAGCATCCCGACCATCGTGCTCGTGAAGGACGGCAGCGTGGTCGCCAAGGCCGTCGGCGCGCGGCCCAAGGCCGCACTCGCGGCCGCGCTCGAGCTCGACCAGCACGCGCCCGCAGCGGCAGCCTGA
- a CDS encoding glycogen debranching N-terminal domain-containing protein produces the protein MLTVLEGNNFLVADDHGDVGTGSQGLYYNDTRYLSAWRLLLNGEQPQLLSSGTVDYYSAAVFLQNPTTPTMPAGSVSLIRDLFVGEGGMQNGLHVENHLLDPVELQLRLEFDFDFLDLFEVKAREYREEDLVFTGRTEPDARVETERDDRENSWSFRLRNGPFRPQALVWVSERGESGDRSITHRIRLEPGETWETRANVVLLGGDEQRRSRYTSFYFGQERVRVAESMRSWRLHAPELVTDWEDLRNTYHRTLADLAALRMRPRQGPVQLRDLPAAGLPWFMTVFGRDTLITSYQTMLLGSTLASGTLEALSALQASARDDTRDSEPGKIVHEVRVGRIAAEGGAFPYYGSVDSTLLFLIVLSELYRWTGDVDLVAALREPAMRALSWMREEGDLDGDGYIEYQRRSKHGLESQSWKDSWDSMRFHDGTVARTPIATAEVQGYAYDARLRTAELARVVWHDDALAVELESEAAGLREQFNRDFFREAGSDGFYVLGLDHTKRQIDSLCSNIGHLLWSGIVDERRAATIAEQLMSPQMNSGWGVRTMSDGARGFNPIGYHTGTVWPHDNSLVVAGLVRYGYRQYANRIAVSMLTAARHFEYRLPEVFAGYTREMTPFPVAYPTACSPQAWATGAPVMFLTSMLGLRPDPQTGRLHADAVLPEACQRLELRGVPALGRRFDITVRGGHAEVRESA, from the coding sequence ATGCTGACGGTGCTCGAGGGCAACAACTTTCTCGTGGCGGACGACCACGGGGACGTCGGCACCGGCTCGCAGGGGCTCTACTACAACGACACCAGGTACCTGTCCGCCTGGCGCCTGCTGCTGAACGGCGAGCAGCCGCAGCTGCTCAGCTCCGGCACCGTCGACTACTACTCGGCCGCCGTCTTCCTCCAGAACCCGACCACGCCGACCATGCCGGCGGGCTCCGTGTCGCTGATCCGCGATCTCTTCGTGGGCGAGGGCGGCATGCAGAACGGCCTGCATGTCGAGAACCACCTGCTCGATCCGGTCGAGCTGCAGCTGCGCCTCGAGTTCGACTTCGACTTCCTCGACCTGTTCGAGGTCAAGGCCCGCGAGTACCGCGAGGAGGATCTGGTGTTCACCGGGCGCACCGAGCCGGACGCGCGCGTCGAGACCGAGCGCGACGACCGCGAGAACTCCTGGTCGTTCCGGCTGCGAAACGGGCCGTTCCGCCCGCAGGCGCTCGTGTGGGTGTCCGAGCGCGGCGAGAGCGGCGACCGGTCGATCACGCACCGCATCCGCCTCGAGCCGGGTGAGACGTGGGAGACGCGGGCAAACGTCGTGCTGCTGGGCGGGGACGAACAGCGCCGCTCGCGCTACACCAGCTTCTACTTCGGGCAGGAGCGCGTGCGCGTGGCGGAGTCCATGCGCTCGTGGCGGCTGCACGCGCCCGAGCTCGTGACCGACTGGGAGGACCTGCGGAACACCTACCACCGCACCCTCGCCGATCTCGCCGCCCTGCGCATGCGCCCGCGGCAGGGCCCGGTGCAGCTGCGCGACCTGCCGGCGGCCGGCCTGCCCTGGTTCATGACGGTGTTCGGCCGGGACACCCTGATCACCAGCTACCAGACCATGCTGCTGGGCTCCACGCTCGCCTCCGGCACGCTCGAGGCGCTGTCCGCCCTCCAGGCCAGCGCCCGCGACGACACGCGCGACAGCGAGCCGGGCAAGATCGTCCACGAGGTGCGCGTGGGCCGGATCGCGGCGGAGGGCGGCGCGTTCCCGTACTACGGCAGCGTCGATTCCACGCTGCTGTTCCTGATCGTGCTCTCCGAGCTCTACCGCTGGACGGGCGACGTGGATCTGGTCGCGGCGCTCCGCGAGCCGGCGATGCGCGCGCTCTCGTGGATGCGGGAGGAGGGCGACCTGGACGGAGACGGCTACATCGAGTACCAGCGGCGCTCGAAGCACGGGCTCGAGTCGCAGTCCTGGAAGGACTCGTGGGACTCGATGCGATTCCACGACGGCACGGTCGCGCGGACGCCGATCGCCACCGCGGAGGTACAGGGCTATGCGTACGACGCTCGTCTCCGCACGGCCGAGCTGGCCCGCGTTGTCTGGCACGACGATGCTCTGGCGGTCGAGCTCGAGTCCGAGGCGGCAGGCCTGCGCGAGCAGTTCAACCGCGACTTCTTCCGCGAGGCGGGGTCGGATGGCTTCTACGTGCTCGGGCTCGACCACACCAAGCGCCAGATCGACTCGCTGTGCTCGAACATCGGCCATCTGCTCTGGAGCGGCATCGTCGACGAGCGGCGCGCGGCGACGATCGCCGAGCAGCTGATGTCGCCCCAGATGAACTCCGGCTGGGGCGTCCGCACGATGTCCGACGGCGCCCGGGGGTTCAACCCGATCGGCTACCACACCGGCACGGTGTGGCCGCACGACAACAGCCTGGTCGTGGCGGGGCTCGTCCGGTACGGCTACCGCCAGTACGCCAACCGCATCGCCGTCTCGATGCTGACGGCGGCCCGCCACTTCGAGTACCGGCTGCCGGAGGTGTTCGCCGGCTACACACGCGAGATGACGCCGTTCCCCGTGGCCTATCCGACGGCGTGCTCGCCGCAGGCGTGGGCGACCGGAGCGCCGGTCATGTTCCTCACGTCCATGCTCGGCCTGCGCCCCGATCCGCAGACGGGGCGCCTGCACGCCGACGCGGTGCTCCCGGAGGCCTGCCAGCGCCTCGAGCTGCGCGGTGTCCCCGCTCTCGGCCGCCGGTTCGACATCACCGTGCGGGGCGGCCACGCCGAGGTGCGCGAAAGCGCGTAG
- the thrC gene encoding threonine synthase, which produces MYATHLVCKGCGAEHPLDARFACDRCFGPLEAAYDRAAIAAGVTREQIAEGPATLWRWSAFLPVDTPARGLPVGNSPLIPADRLAAELGLSCRLYVKTETSNPTHSFKDRVVAVAAAKSVELGFEALACASTGNLAGATAAAGAALGLPTYIFVPGDLEREKIIAAAAYGATVFAVDGTYDDVNRLCSELSYDRPWAFVNVNMRAYYAEGSKTIALETAEQLGWRVPDRVVAPIASGSLYTKILQGFEEGRAAGLLPAGPAPAMHGSQGAGCAPVATAFAAGADEVIPVKPTGIAKSLAIGSPADGVYALDVARRTGGSIEAVPDDEIVEGIRLLARTTGIFTETAGGVTTAVLARLAERGEIGAGETVVLYITGDGLKTIDAVEPSVETISVAPDPDEVDAALATAGASA; this is translated from the coding sequence ATGTACGCAACGCATCTGGTCTGTAAGGGCTGTGGGGCCGAGCACCCGCTCGACGCGCGTTTCGCCTGCGACCGCTGCTTCGGCCCGCTCGAGGCGGCCTACGACCGCGCCGCCATCGCGGCCGGAGTCACGCGCGAGCAGATCGCCGAGGGCCCCGCGACGCTCTGGCGCTGGTCCGCCTTCCTGCCGGTCGACACGCCGGCACGCGGTCTGCCCGTTGGCAACTCGCCGCTGATCCCTGCCGATCGCCTGGCCGCCGAGCTGGGGCTTTCGTGCCGGCTGTACGTCAAGACCGAGACGTCGAACCCCACGCACTCGTTCAAGGACCGGGTCGTGGCCGTCGCGGCCGCGAAGTCGGTCGAACTCGGGTTCGAGGCGCTCGCCTGTGCCTCGACGGGCAACCTGGCCGGCGCCACGGCCGCGGCGGGAGCGGCGCTCGGCCTGCCGACGTACATCTTCGTGCCGGGTGACCTCGAGCGGGAGAAGATCATCGCCGCGGCGGCGTACGGCGCCACCGTGTTCGCCGTCGACGGCACGTACGACGACGTGAACCGCCTCTGCTCCGAGCTCAGCTATGACCGGCCCTGGGCGTTCGTCAACGTGAACATGCGCGCGTACTACGCGGAGGGGTCGAAGACCATCGCCCTGGAGACGGCGGAGCAGCTCGGCTGGCGCGTGCCCGACAGGGTCGTCGCGCCGATCGCATCCGGATCGCTCTACACGAAGATCCTGCAGGGGTTCGAGGAGGGACGCGCCGCCGGGCTGCTCCCTGCGGGCCCCGCGCCCGCCATGCACGGGTCGCAGGGGGCGGGATGCGCGCCTGTCGCGACCGCCTTCGCCGCCGGTGCCGACGAGGTGATCCCCGTCAAGCCGACCGGCATCGCGAAGTCGCTGGCGATCGGCAGCCCCGCGGACGGCGTCTACGCGCTCGACGTCGCGCGGCGCACCGGCGGGTCGATCGAGGCGGTACCGGACGACGAGATCGTCGAGGGCATCCGCCTGCTGGCCCGCACGACCGGCATCTTCACGGAGACGGCGGGCGGGGTCACGACGGCGGTGCTTGCGCGCCTCGCCGAGCGTGGCGAGATCGGCGCCGGCGAGACGGTCGTCCTCTACATCACCGGTGACGGGTTGAAGACGATCGATGCCGTCGAGCCGTCGGTCGAGACGATCTCGGTCGCACCCGACCCGGACGAGGTCGACGCAGCGCTGGCGACGGCCGGCGCCTCCGCCTGA
- a CDS encoding GntR family transcriptional regulator encodes MPDRHSSLSRADDLAHELQVEIVTGRIALGTRLRQEDLAARYGVSRTPIREALRQLQAIGLVEQLGHRGALVRSFSPDECRNIFLVRAELEGLAAERAAGRLTTYDNADLETAQALLRAGGDRHEQLPASDEPGRMIALEQCSQANELYHNVILAAANCPPLRDTVQGLTNRVPRSLAWHTFAADPGIVPRSAADHDRITEALNAPDARRARKLLQSHVLDTGETLARWLERQAR; translated from the coding sequence GTGCCGGACCGCCACTCCAGCCTCAGCCGCGCGGACGACCTCGCCCACGAGCTGCAGGTCGAGATCGTCACCGGCCGCATAGCCCTCGGGACGCGGCTGCGCCAGGAGGATTTGGCCGCCCGCTACGGCGTGAGCCGCACACCCATCCGCGAGGCGTTGCGCCAGCTGCAGGCGATCGGGCTGGTCGAGCAGCTCGGCCACCGCGGCGCGCTGGTGCGATCGTTCTCACCCGACGAGTGCCGCAACATCTTCCTCGTGCGAGCGGAGCTGGAGGGCCTGGCCGCCGAGCGTGCCGCTGGCAGGCTGACCACCTACGACAATGCCGATCTCGAGACCGCACAGGCCCTGCTCCGCGCCGGCGGCGACCGCCACGAGCAGCTGCCGGCCTCCGACGAGCCGGGCCGGATGATCGCCCTCGAGCAGTGCTCGCAGGCGAACGAGCTGTACCACAACGTGATCCTCGCGGCTGCGAACTGCCCGCCCCTGCGCGACACGGTGCAGGGGCTCACCAACCGGGTGCCCCGCAGCCTGGCGTGGCACACGTTCGCGGCAGACCCGGGCATCGTCCCGCGAAGCGCCGCCGATCATGACCGCATCACCGAGGCGCTGAACGCGCCCGATGCACGACGGGCCCGAAAGCTGCTGCAATCACACGTCCTCGATACCGGCGAGACGCTCGCGCGCTGGCTCGAGCGTCAGGCGCGCTGA